In Pseudobacter ginsenosidimutans, the following are encoded in one genomic region:
- a CDS encoding glycosyltransferase family 4 protein: MKRILFLSHDNFLHGASRSMIDIASRFQQQGCASVQVIIPGKGIIETVLEKEKIEYRSVWYPLMVHRKGTSVYKQIKKFLSAIKYLPRLRKQVQEFSPDLLYVNSVTNYWGLIVGKRLKIPTVLHIREFGELDHGYYFDLHGLLFHRFKKIPALIICNSQAVSDYFKKRFGVKSIVIPNAIYSRAQYDQHFQERARVRENHVDDQFTAIGIVGNIRVQKGQFDVVKAFHRILERYPKSKLYLIGDGDTTQIRKYIQENQLEKVIEITGFVTNVSDYYQQLDIVVMNSDFEAFGRTTIEAASYGIPVVGKNGGGTPEIITHLETGILYSGQIDELTDNLTKLIGDKGLRDRLGKKAWETAREKFSLETHIDAMRKVLIDQ; the protein is encoded by the coding sequence ATGAAACGGATACTATTCTTATCCCACGACAATTTTTTGCATGGAGCTTCCAGATCTATGATAGACATTGCTTCCCGGTTTCAACAACAAGGTTGTGCATCTGTTCAGGTGATTATTCCTGGAAAAGGCATCATTGAAACTGTACTGGAAAAAGAAAAAATCGAATATCGAAGTGTATGGTATCCGTTGATGGTACATCGCAAGGGCACTTCGGTCTACAAACAAATTAAGAAGTTTCTCTCGGCCATCAAGTACCTGCCGCGTTTGCGCAAACAAGTGCAGGAATTCTCACCGGATCTGTTATATGTGAATTCAGTAACCAATTATTGGGGACTGATTGTCGGAAAGCGTTTGAAAATTCCAACAGTACTGCATATAAGAGAATTCGGCGAACTTGACCATGGATACTACTTTGACCTACATGGACTACTCTTCCATAGGTTCAAAAAAATACCTGCACTCATAATTTGCAACTCTCAGGCTGTGTCTGATTATTTCAAAAAACGCTTTGGCGTAAAAAGTATTGTGATACCTAATGCCATCTATTCAAGGGCTCAGTACGATCAGCATTTTCAAGAGAGGGCAAGAGTCAGGGAAAACCATGTTGATGATCAGTTTACTGCTATTGGAATTGTTGGAAACATTAGAGTGCAAAAGGGACAATTTGATGTGGTGAAAGCATTTCACCGGATTCTTGAAAGGTATCCGAAATCAAAATTGTATCTTATCGGAGATGGAGACACAACACAAATCCGGAAATATATTCAGGAGAATCAATTGGAAAAAGTCATTGAGATAACTGGTTTTGTAACCAATGTTAGTGATTATTATCAGCAATTGGATATAGTAGTAATGAATTCTGATTTCGAGGCTTTCGGGAGAACAACTATTGAGGCAGCATCTTATGGTATTCCGGTAGTCGGTAAAAATGGAGGAGGCACACCTGAGATCATTACTCATCTGGAAACCGGGATTCTATACTCTGGTCAGATAGATGAATTGACAGATAACCTTACCAAACTTATCGGCGACAAAGGTTTGAGAGATCGTCTTGGAAAAAAAGCATGGGAAACAGCCAGGGAAAAATTTAGCCTCGAAACTCATATAGACGCCATGCGAAAGGTGTTGATTGATCAATGA